The Gloeobacter violaceus PCC 7421 DNA window AGCAGCCACCAGATGCTGGTCGTGCCGGTCTGGGCGTACTCGCGCGCCCCGCCCACCATCACCAGAAAGGCCAGCCCGAGGAGCATGCAGCTGAAGACCATCTTGGCGATGGTCGAAAGTTCTTTGCCGCGGCCGGCCTGCCAGGCCCACAGGCCGACGATCACCGGGGTCAGGGTGAAGATCAAAAACGGGTTGATGGACTGCACCCAGGTGGCCGGAAACACCCAACCGTTGCCGAACAGCTCGCGGTTGGTAAATTTGTCCGCCCAAAAGGCGATCGTGTTGCCGCTTTGCTCGTAGGCCGCCCACCAGAAGACGTTGATGACGCACAGGGCTACCAGCGCCAGGATGCCGCTGCGTTCGGTGGAATCGAGGGGGATTTTCTCGGTGTGGTTGGCGCGGGTCTGGGCGAGCTGGTCCGGCGCCAGATAGCGCTGACCGAACAGGTAAACCATCAGTCCAATCACCATGCCGACGCCTGCGGCGCTAAATCCGTAGTGCCAACCCACCGTCTCGCCCAGGGTGCCGCACACCAGCGGCGCTGCGAACGCCCCCAGGTTAATGCCGACGTAAAAAATGCTGAAGGCCTGGTCGCGGCGCGGGTCACCCGGCGGGTACAGCCCGCCCACCTGGGTGGAAATATTCGGCTTAAAAGCGCCGTTACCGAGGATGATCAGCCCCAGGGCCGGGAAGAACAAACTCTCGAAGGCCATCAAAAAGTGGCCCATCGCCATCAGCACGCCGCCAATCACCACCGTGCGGCGCTGTCCCCAGACCTGATCGGCCAGGTAGCCGCCCAACAGGGGCGTCAGGTACACCAGCGCCGTGTAGATGCCGTAAATTTGCGAGGCGAACGCCTGGGCGGCGAGCGGCCCGAATACCCCCTCCAGCGCACCGCGCACCGCGCCGTAGCCCAGCACACCGGCTGCGACCCCCGGCTTCTCGAGATAGTTGATCATGTACAGCACCAGCAGGGCGCGCATCCCGTAGTACGAGAAGCGCTCCCACATCTCGGTGAAAAACAGCACATATAAACCGACCGGATGGCCGAAAAACGTCCTTGAAGAGGCCGGACCGGCGGTGAGGGGGATTTCGGCTTGGAAATTGCTCATGGGTTAACCGGATTGAAAGCGGCAAGAAGTGGGCCGGGGGCGCCCGCCGCATTGCTGTGGGGGGCCAGCGATTTTTCAATTTCCTACCATACTCGCAATCGCTTTCAACTGAGTAGGTGCGCCAATGCACAATTCTTCGCCCGCCATGGCAAAAGCCGGGAGCTTGCGCCCCCGGCCAGTCTTTCTAGACGCGTCGAGCAATTGCTCGACGCTTCACGGTTTTGTTACTTGCGGTCGCGCAGATCGGCCGAGCGGTCGTTGATGTCGGCCTGGCGCTGCTTGGCATCACCCTCGATCACATTGGTCGGGTCGTTGGTGACGCGACCCAGGGTCTCCTGGGCCGAACCCTGCACGCGGGTGCCCAGGTTGCCGGCGCGCTCGCTGAGGGTGGGACGGTTGCGGTAGCGCGCTTCGTCGTAGCTGCCGGCCGGAGCGTCGTAGACGCCGTAGTCGCGGATGCCCTGGCCGTTGAGGATGCGCTCGGCTTCGTTGATCTCTTCGGCGGGGCCGTCGATTACCACCAAGTAGTCGCCGCGGGTCACCGCCGCGTTATACACTTCGGCGCGCTCCTTGGGAATGCCGAGACCGACGAGGGCACCCACCAGGCCGCCCGCCGCCGCACCGATGGCGCCGCCCGCCAGGGTGGTGGCGAGAGCGGTGCCCAGGGCACCTGCGGTGATCACCGGGCCGATGCCCGGGATGGCCAGCGCGCCGATACCGACCAGCAAGCCGGTCAGCCCGCCCACGGCCGCCCCGGTGGTCGCCCCGGTGGCCGCCCCTTCGCCGGCACGGTTGCCGACTTCGTCTTTAACCTCGGCACCGGCAATATCGCCACTTTCTTCGTGCTTGCTGATCACGGAGACGTCGTCCATGTCAAAACCGGCATCGCGCAGCCGATAGAGGGCTTGCTCGGCCTGGGCACGATTGGAGAAAGTCCCTACAGCGCGACGGATATGTGTGTCAGCCATGTTCTTATGCCTGTCTCGATTGGGATCATCTGCAATCTAAAAAGTATCGCCCGTCTGCGCCTCCTCCCTGCGACAGGAAAATCCGCTTCTCATTCTCGGTAGCCCTCTGCCTGAAGGGTGAACAGCTCGGCATAGCGCCCGTTGCGGGCGGCAAGTTCGCGGTGGGTTCCCTGCTCGCCGACCCGGCCCCCCTCCAGCACGACGATGCGGTCGGCGGTCAGCACCGTCGAGAAGCGGTGCGAGATCAAAAGGGCCATTTTCCCCTGGCGCAGCTCCCGGAATTTGCTGAACACTTCGTGCTCGGCGCGCGCGTCGAGGGCGGCGGTGGGCTCGTCGAGCACCAGCACCGGCGCGTCGCGCATGTAGGCCCGGGCGAGGGCGATTTTTTGCCACTGGCCGCCGGAGAGCTCCTGGCCTTCGCGGAACCATTTGCCGAGCATCGTGTCGTAGCCGCGCGCGAGGCCGGTGATGAGCGCGTCCGCCCCGCCCCGCCCCGCCGCCGCTTCGATGCGCTCGAAATCCGTGAGGGCGTCCACCCGGCCGTAGCCGATGTTGTCGCGGGCGGTGGCATGAAAGCGCACAAAGTCTTGAAAGACCACCCCCACCAGTTTGCGCAGCTGCTCGGGTTCGTACTCGGCCAGATCCCGGCCTTCGAGGAGGATGCGTCCGCCGGTCGGTTCGTACAGGCGGGTGAGCAACTTGACCAGCGTCGTCTTGCCGGAGCCGTTTTCGCCCACCAGCGCCACCGTCTCGCCGGGCCGGATTTCGAAGCTCACACCGCTCAGCACCTCGCGCTCGGAACCCGGGTAGCGAAAAGAGACATTTTCGAAGCGGATGCCCTGCTCGATGCGCTCGGGTACCGGCCGAGGTGCGGCGGCCACGGCCCTGCGGGGCTCGAGATCCAGAAACCTGAACAAATCGTCGATAAACAGCGCATTTTGATAAACGCGCGCCCCGCTCTCGCTGAGCGACTGCAACTGGTTGTTGAGCTGCAGCACCGCCCCGGCATAAAGGGTCAGATCGCCGATGGTCAGAAGCCGCCGAAGCGCCATCCAGATCAAGTATCCGTAAAGTCCCGCGTAGCAGACGGCGTTGAAGACGCTGCTTCCTACCCGCGCCGCCCCTTTGCGCAGGGCCAGATCGACCGTCTCGCGGTGCACCTTTGTAAACAGGTTGCGAAAACTTTCGATAAAGTACGGCCCCAGGTTGAACAGTTTGATTTCCTTGGCGGCCTGGTCGGTGCCCATCAGCGTCTTGATATAGCTCATCTGGCGGGCCTCCGGGGTGCGCGCCCGCACAAGCAGGTAACCCATGCGCACGAAGCGCACCGTCGTGACCAGCAGCGGCACCGAGGCGAGCACCAACACCGGCAGCACGAACGCTCCCAGGCGGGCGAGCAGGACCACCAGCGCCCCCATCGAGACGACGCTCTGGGTAATCGACAGGCTCTGAATCAGCAGACCCAGGGGCCGGTAGCCCGCCTCGCGCTGGGCGCGCTGCAGCGCGTCGTAGAACTTCGAATCCTCGAAGTAGGCCAGTTCGAGCGCGTCTGCCTTGTGCAAGATCCGCTCGTTGATCTGGAAGGTCAGTTTTTCGCCGAAGACCTCCTGGAGGATCGATCCGGCCGTCTGAACGGCGGCGGAGAGCACCAGCAGCCCCAGTTCCAGACCCACCAATCCGAGCGCCCGGCTGGTGAAGATTTCACCGTCCGGCCGCGCGGAGGCGGCCACCACCGTGTCGATGATCAGCTTGCCGACGTAGAGTTGCACGGCAGGTAACACTCCGCCTACCAGCGTGAGCAGGAGTAGACCGACGCAGGCGAGCGGGCCGCTCTGCCAGACCAGTTCCAGAACGCGGCGCAGGCGGACGAACATCGATAAACCGAACCGGGTGGATGAGATCTCCATTGTCGCCACCTGTCCACCCCTTCGGCAGCCGCCCATTTGTCCGGGTGGCTCGTCCTCGGCCACATTGCCCGAGTCCCACGCGCAGCTGTATCGGCCGGAAGTCTACGGTCGGGACGGCAGCGACCGGGTGACGATCCGTGAGCGATCCCCAGGCTGCAGTCAAAGTTTGATCGTCACGCCATAGAATCAATACCGTCTTCCCCTGAAACTGAACGTCTACATCGATGGAGTTGCCCTTGCCCAATCGAATGCGAAGGTGACCGTCGAGATCCTCGTACTCCCAACTGCACGAAAACATCCGCGACTGCTGCCAGGAAGCGGGCATCCAAGTTTTTGCCCCGGGTTACGAGGCGGATCCCAACGAATTTGGCCCGGCTGCCGGTAAGTTGAACTGAATTTATTCGGTCGTCAGATAGCGCAGGGCGATCACGATCAAGAACACCCCGAAGGCGCGCTTGACGACGATATCCGGCAAACCCAAAGTCAATTTGGCGCCAAAATACGAACCGACGAACAGCCCCGCCACCAATAACAGCGCCGCCGGGATGTTCACCTGGCCGTTTTTGTAGTACTCAAGCACGCCAAACAACCCAAAAGGCAGCAGCAGCGCCGCAAGCGAAGTGCCGGTGGCCAGCTTGGTGCTGAAGCCGATCAAAAACATCATCGCCGGCACCATGATCGCCCCGCCGCCGATGCCGAACATACCGGCCAGCACCCCGGCCACCAGCCCCAGGCTCAGCAGCGAGGCGATCTGCACCGTGCCCAAACTACCCAAGCGCCACCCCCAGAAGTGCCATGCCCAATTATTTCACCCAGCAGCCAGTCAGCGAAGCATAAAATGTCAGCATGGCTATCTTGCACGGTATCTGGGTTCACCAACCCCCCCGGGCCGGGCTTTTCCTTTGGGGAGAAACCTGGAGGCAGGTCGCAAAGCGGCGCAAGCGCTCCGAAGCACCCGCTCCGCATCCCTATGTCCAGCAACCGGCCGAGTTGTCCCCCCGCCTGGCTGCCCAGTTTCCCCAGATACCGCTCAGCTTGCTGGTACCCGAGACGCTTGCACTCCAGTTGCCCGCCACGGTCGAAAACGTGGTCTACTCCGCAAGCATTGCTCCCGAGGGCAAGCTTTTGGAGTTGGAACCGTGGCTGGTGGAAGGTTTCTGGCTCGACGGTCACCAGGCTTTTGAACTGTTGCTCGGGGTACCCCTGGGCGGCGGGGACGCATCGATTGGCGACGACCTGCGCTTCTGGTCGCAGTGCGCCCGCTGGGTGCTTGACTTGCTGGTGCGCGCCAAGTACCTGCCCGACCTGGAGAGCGGCGACGGCCAGGAAATCCCCACAGCCCGCTGGGTGCCCCTGCTCGACAGCGCCGT harbors:
- a CDS encoding peptide MFS transporter; the protein is MSNFQAEIPLTAGPASSRTFFGHPVGLYVLFFTEMWERFSYYGMRALLVLYMINYLEKPGVAAGVLGYGAVRGALEGVFGPLAAQAFASQIYGIYTALVYLTPLLGGYLADQVWGQRRTVVIGGVLMAMGHFLMAFESLFFPALGLIILGNGAFKPNISTQVGGLYPPGDPRRDQAFSIFYVGINLGAFAAPLVCGTLGETVGWHYGFSAAGVGMVIGLMVYLFGQRYLAPDQLAQTRANHTEKIPLDSTERSGILALVALCVINVFWWAAYEQSGNTIAFWADKFTNRELFGNGWVFPATWVQSINPFLIFTLTPVIVGLWAWQAGRGKELSTIAKMVFSCMLLGLAFLVMVGGAREYAQTGTTSIWWLLAFFTLLTVSELYLSPIGLSLVTKVAPARMVSLLMGMWFLAIFAGNYLGGFLGTYIERIPKETFFLGMACMCFAAGGAMWLLSGPVKKAVGASIAQKKA
- a CDS encoding general stress protein → MADTHIRRAVGTFSNRAQAEQALYRLRDAGFDMDDVSVISKHEESGDIAGAEVKDEVGNRAGEGAATGATTGAAVGGLTGLLVGIGALAIPGIGPVITAGALGTALATTLAGGAIGAAAGGLVGALVGLGIPKERAEVYNAAVTRGDYLVVIDGPAEEINEAERILNGQGIRDYGVYDAPAGSYDEARYRNRPTLSERAGNLGTRVQGSAQETLGRVTNDPTNVIEGDAKQRQADINDRSADLRDRK
- a CDS encoding ABC transporter ATP-binding protein, yielding MEISSTRFGLSMFVRLRRVLELVWQSGPLACVGLLLLTLVGGVLPAVQLYVGKLIIDTVVAASARPDGEIFTSRALGLVGLELGLLVLSAAVQTAGSILQEVFGEKLTFQINERILHKADALELAYFEDSKFYDALQRAQREAGYRPLGLLIQSLSITQSVVSMGALVVLLARLGAFVLPVLVLASVPLLVTTVRFVRMGYLLVRARTPEARQMSYIKTLMGTDQAAKEIKLFNLGPYFIESFRNLFTKVHRETVDLALRKGAARVGSSVFNAVCYAGLYGYLIWMALRRLLTIGDLTLYAGAVLQLNNQLQSLSESGARVYQNALFIDDLFRFLDLEPRRAVAAAPRPVPERIEQGIRFENVSFRYPGSEREVLSGVSFEIRPGETVALVGENGSGKTTLVKLLTRLYEPTGGRILLEGRDLAEYEPEQLRKLVGVVFQDFVRFHATARDNIGYGRVDALTDFERIEAAAGRGGADALITGLARGYDTMLGKWFREGQELSGGQWQKIALARAYMRDAPVLVLDEPTAALDARAEHEVFSKFRELRQGKMALLISHRFSTVLTADRIVVLEGGRVGEQGTHRELAARNGRYAELFTLQAEGYRE
- a CDS encoding sulfite exporter TauE/SafE family protein, with amino-acid sequence MGSLGTVQIASLLSLGLVAGVLAGMFGIGGGAIMVPAMMFLIGFSTKLATGTSLAALLLPFGLFGVLEYYKNGQVNIPAALLLVAGLFVGSYFGAKLTLGLPDIVVKRAFGVFLIVIALRYLTTE